A genome region from Microvirgula aerodenitrificans DSM 15089 includes the following:
- a CDS encoding acyl-CoA dehydrogenase family protein — protein MTIRAIEPIVDIAVHLIRSDDEALDTARTLAAQFAPGAAVRDRERRLPWDELAAMTRAGLWAVTVPREHGGAGVSRQTLTAIFRTLAAADPSIARILLAHVDTLERLRTAGGAQQRLLYRELLQGRHFASAPAGTVDGEPDSGGALRLNGELHQVAGAGFAEWLAVPARDARQRTWLALVPHNAHGLDIEDEAVPVGLRTVAGGTLRLTQVTVAAKWVFDLDGAARSPSPVALYAAAIDAGMAAAALDGTRRRPGAQTDALLATIGELQVRLSAAQTLLRHAARALDAGNDADVAVLQARVLCGDIALRAVDALFELAGPVPAVDGDDRDRCWRDARAHAQYAPSADSCRQLGERLLDLPSAAPLRAPF, from the coding sequence ATGACCATCCGCGCCATCGAACCGATCGTCGACATCGCCGTGCACCTGATCCGCAGCGACGATGAAGCACTGGACACCGCCCGTACCCTGGCCGCGCAATTCGCGCCGGGGGCTGCCGTGCGCGACCGCGAGCGGCGCCTGCCATGGGACGAACTGGCGGCCATGACCCGCGCCGGGCTGTGGGCGGTGACCGTGCCGCGCGAGCACGGCGGTGCCGGGGTATCGCGCCAGACCCTGACCGCGATCTTTCGCACCCTGGCGGCGGCCGATCCGTCGATTGCCCGCATCCTGCTCGCCCATGTCGACACGCTGGAACGGCTGCGGACGGCGGGCGGGGCGCAACAGCGCCTGCTGTACCGCGAATTGCTGCAGGGACGGCATTTCGCCTCCGCGCCGGCCGGCACTGTCGATGGCGAACCGGATTCCGGCGGCGCGCTGCGTCTGAACGGCGAGCTGCACCAGGTCGCCGGCGCCGGCTTTGCCGAGTGGCTGGCGGTGCCGGCCCGGGATGCCCGGCAGCGGACGTGGCTGGCGCTGGTGCCACATAACGCGCATGGCCTCGATATCGAGGATGAAGCGGTGCCGGTCGGGCTGCGCACCGTCGCTGGCGGCACGCTGCGGCTGACGCAGGTCACGGTCGCGGCGAAGTGGGTGTTCGACCTCGACGGGGCGGCCCGGTCGCCATCGCCGGTGGCGCTGTATGCCGCTGCCATCGACGCCGGCATGGCGGCGGCCGCACTGGATGGCACCCGGCGCCGGCCGGGGGCGCAGACCGATGCGCTGCTGGCGACGATCGGCGAACTGCAGGTGCGGCTGTCTGCGGCGCAGACACTGCTGCGCCACGCTGCCCGCGCGCTGGATGCCGGCAACGACGCCGATGTGGCGGTGCTCCAGGCCCGGGTGCTGTGCGGCGATATCGCGCTGCGTGCGGTCGATGCGCTGTTCGAGCTGGCCGGGCCGGTCCCGGCTGTCGATGGCGATGACCGCGATCGCTGCTGGCGCGATGCCCGGGCCCATGCACAGTACGCGCCATCCGCCGACAGTTGCCGCCAGCTTGGCGAACGGCTGCTGGACCTGCCGTCTGCCGCGCCTCTCCGCGCCCCTTTCTGA